The genomic region GTAAACTAATGCGACTACAAGAATCGCAATAAAAATCAATGCTTCTATAAATGCCAATAATCCTAAACGGTGGAAAGCCACCGCCCAGGGGTAAAGAAAAACTGTCTCCACGTCAAATACAACAAAGACCAGAGCAAACATATAGTAGCGAATGTTAAATTGAATCCAGGCACCACCAAAAGGTTCCATACCGGACTCATAAGTAGTGCGTCGTTCGGGACTGTAGCTACTAGGTCTCAGGATTTTAGATGCTGACAGCGCCAGGGCTGGAACTAGGCTACAAAGGATTAGGAAGCCTAGAAGATATTCGTAACCGCTAAGGACAAACACAATGGATATCTACCAAACTATGGGGAAAATAAGGCTGTGAGCTTCTTTTACATTATATCTTTTCGGCATGTCTGAAATCTAGAAAACAGACAGACTAAACTATTGGATTAGGTTTTGACAATTATCGAAAAGTTTTACAAATATAATGTCATAATTTTTAACGTATCTTTAAGATTTCCCCTCTAGGAGAATCCGACCATGAGTGAACAAGCTCAAGAAGCTCTGGAGACTCAGGCGCCAGACCGTTATGAGTGTCGCGCCTGCGGTTATGTTTATGAACCAGAGAAGGGAGATGATAAATATAATATCCCAGCAGGCACAGCTTTTGCCGACTTACCGACAAATTGGAATTGTCCAGTATGTAGTGCTAAGAAAGTGGCTTTTGCCAATATTGGTCCTACGGGCACTGCTTCTGGTTTCAAAGAGAACTTAGGTTACGGGTTTGGTGTTAATCAACTAACACCAGCGCAAAAAAACATCTTGATTTTTGGTGCCTTAGCCTTGGGATTCTTGTTTTTTATTAGTCTCTATGGCTTACAATGATAGCCCTTTGGGCCTAAAACCTGTAAAAATTCAACTCTTGATAAAGACTAAAACATACTGATGAGTTCAATAACAAAAAAGTGGCAAGGATTATTTGCCGTGTTACTAGTGGTGCTGACCTGTATTGCTTGTAGTAAGGTTCCATCTACCAGTTTTAACCCTTGGGAAATAATTAGTGTACCAACAGAGGAAAAACTGTTTGATATTGCTTTTACGGATGAGCCCAATCACGGTTATTTAGTAGGTAGCAATGCCACCCTATTAGAAACTAAAGATGGTGGAAACACTTGGCAGCGTTTAGAATTGGCAGTGGAAGAGCCAAAGTCTCGTTTTGACTCTATTAGTTTCGCTGGTCAAGAAGGTTGGATTGTGGGTGAACCCTCTGTACTACTACATACCACTGATGGCGGTAAATCTTGGTCTAGCTTACCTCTGAGTCAGAAACTACCTGGCAACCCTATTTTAGTAAAAGCTTTGGGCGAAAATGTGGCGGAAATGGCTACTGACGTGGGGGCAATATATAGGACCACAGATGGCGGTTTAAACTGGAAGGCCCAGGTAGAAACCGCTGTGGGTGTGGTGCGCAATTTAGAGCGTTCTAGTGACGGCAAATATATTGCTGTTTCCGCTAAGGGTAGTTTTTATTCTGTTTGGGAACCGGGTATGACTGCTTGGGAACCTCATAATCGCAATAGTTCCCGACGGTTGGAAAATATGGGTTTTGCTGATAAGGGTCAATTGTGGTTGTTAGCAAGGGGTGGTCAGGTGCAATTTAGTGACCCAGCTAAACCAGATGAGTGGTTAGAAGCTGCATATCCCGAGTTGTCTACCAGTTGGGGGTTATTAGATTTAGCTTATCGCACACCCCAGGAAATCTGGATTGGTGGTGGTAGTGGTAATTTATTACGCAGCACCGATGGCGGTCAAACTTGGGCAAAAGACCGAGAAGTAGAAGAAGTTGCTGCTAATTTATATAAGGTTGTATTTTTCAACCCTGATCAAGGTTTTATCATCGCTGATCATGGTGTGTTGCTTAAATATAATCCTCATAATCCCAACGAGGAAAATACCACCCCAGCTGATGCGGTTTAGTTGATGGTTTAGTAGCCAGAACGCCATCAACTATTTATATAGCGTTCTGGCACAAGCCATAATTCATAAAAATGAACCAAAATAAGGAAAGACAAAAAAGAAGACCAATTGCCATTGATTTATTTTCTGGAGCGGGTGGACTTTCTCTGGGAATGGAGTCTGCTGGTTTTGAGGTGGTGATATCTATTGAAATTGATCCCGTTCACAGTGCCATTCACAACTATAATTTTCCCAATTGTGCTAATATTTGTCGAGACATATCAAATGTGTCTAGCGAAGAGTTATGGAATATTTTATATGATAAAGATATAAGTGAAGTTGATTTATTAGCTGGGGGACCCCCCTGTCAAGGATTTTCCCAAATGGGACGCAGACAAATAGAAGATCCCAGAAATAAATTAGTGTTTGAATATGTAAGAGTTGTCAGAGATATCAAACCAAGGTACTTTATTTTTGAAAATGTTCCTGGTATAGTATCTGGCAAGCATAAGGGATTTATAGAGGATCTTTGTCAGGAATTTATCCAGATAGGGTATAATACTATTGTCCCGGTCTTAATTTTGAATGCAGCGGATTTTGGTGTAGCTCAAAACAGATCTCGTTTAATTTTGCTCGGTTGGCGCAAGGACATGCTAAAACCAGTATATCCCGAGATTCTGTTTGAAAAACCCACAGTAGATGGTA from Cylindrospermopsis curvispora GIHE-G1 harbors:
- the ndhC gene encoding photosynthetic/respiratory NAD(P)H-quinone oxidoreductase subunit C — encoded protein: MFVLSGYEYLLGFLILCSLVPALALSASKILRPSSYSPERRTTYESGMEPFGGAWIQFNIRYYMFALVFVVFDVETVFLYPWAVAFHRLGLLAFIEALIFIAILVVALVYAWRKGALEWS
- a CDS encoding rubredoxin, with product MSEQAQEALETQAPDRYECRACGYVYEPEKGDDKYNIPAGTAFADLPTNWNCPVCSAKKVAFANIGPTGTASGFKENLGYGFGVNQLTPAQKNILIFGALALGFLFFISLYGLQ
- a CDS encoding photosynthesis system II assembly factor Ycf48; the encoded protein is MSSITKKWQGLFAVLLVVLTCIACSKVPSTSFNPWEIISVPTEEKLFDIAFTDEPNHGYLVGSNATLLETKDGGNTWQRLELAVEEPKSRFDSISFAGQEGWIVGEPSVLLHTTDGGKSWSSLPLSQKLPGNPILVKALGENVAEMATDVGAIYRTTDGGLNWKAQVETAVGVVRNLERSSDGKYIAVSAKGSFYSVWEPGMTAWEPHNRNSSRRLENMGFADKGQLWLLARGGQVQFSDPAKPDEWLEAAYPELSTSWGLLDLAYRTPQEIWIGGGSGNLLRSTDGGQTWAKDREVEEVAANLYKVVFFNPDQGFIIADHGVLLKYNPHNPNEENTTPADAV